In Acholeplasma equirhinis, the following proteins share a genomic window:
- the efp gene encoding elongation factor P, with protein sequence MVSTNEFKTGLTIEFDGNIYVILDFLHTKSARSGALVTTKMRNLRTGSIFEYTFKAGDKVGRAQIDRTPMQYLYAQGDTHVFMNMETYEQIELDKSRIEWELNFMSEGMNVEINLYGEEIIGIQIPEKVVLEIKETVPGVKGDTKTNAMKDAWLPSGYLIKVPMFIESGEKVIVNTSEGTYVSRA encoded by the coding sequence ATGGTCTCTACAAACGAGTTTAAAACTGGCTTAACAATTGAATTTGATGGTAACATTTATGTTATCTTAGATTTCTTACACACTAAGTCAGCACGTAGTGGTGCGCTTGTAACAACAAAAATGAGAAACTTACGCACTGGTTCAATCTTTGAATACACATTCAAAGCAGGTGACAAAGTAGGTCGTGCACAAATCGATCGTACACCAATGCAATATTTATATGCACAAGGTGATACACATGTTTTCATGAATATGGAAACATATGAACAAATCGAACTTGATAAATCAAGAATCGAATGGGAATTAAACTTCATGTCTGAAGGTATGAATGTTGAAATCAATCTTTATGGTGAAGAAATTATCGGTATCCAAATTCCTGAAAAAGTTGTCTTAGAAATTAAAGAAACTGTTCCAGGTGTCAAAGGTGATACAAAAACAAATGCGATGAAAGATGCTTGGTTACCATCTGGCTACTTAATTAAAGTTCCAATGTTTATCGAATCAGGTGAAAAAGTCATCGTAAATACCTCAGAAGGAACATACGTTTCAAGAGCATAA
- the mutS gene encoding DNA mismatch repair protein MutS, whose translation MEDILKYTPMMQQYIRLKEDYADAIVFFRLGDFYEMFFDDALVASKVLEIALTARDAGTKVPMCGVPYHAAKVYIQKLVSKGFKVAIAEQVTEPGKGLVEREVIKLITPGMIIDDGILKDASFNFIGSIELSEYGYIFAYADISTGDTFLLDGLTKETLLDEIKNVELKEVVLKNLADSKLVQTLRDFNIVISMFQDDEIHNPALVKSIISKPAKQAASLLLNYLFSQSKQQLSHMMPFQITKTKQLMHLDRHVLEHLELTESLSGNPKSTLIYWVDQTKTAMGSRMLRYYLTHPIKDKEVLESRYDYIEAFKIYEPRERLQETLSKIYDINRLVGRIASNNTNARDLVQLKYTLENIPTLKEILREYKNELIDTLNEKVDSHTELYQMLDKALLDDAPILVKEGGMIKEGYNHDLDELRDIALHGESWLTEFENQEREKTGIKNLKVGYNRVFGYYIEVSKGNMSLIKDEFGYIRKQTLANGERYITQDLKVQEDKLLHAKEKSFALEYEIFQEIKEETKKYMNSLQELSQTLAKIDMFVSLAAVSDKFNYVRPKLNLNFMVEIENGRHPVVEQHVEFISNHITMKPQEIFILTGPNMSGKSTYMRMFALIVIMAQSGMFVPANRANLPIYDAIFTRIGSSDDIAGGQSTFMVEMVEANEALTKATKESLILFDEIGRGTATYDGMALAQGMIEYIHNDIGAQMMFSTHYHELTKLSESLSNVTNLHVRAKEEKDTMVFLHQVEPGASDKSYGIQVAQLAHIPEKIIQRSKTILKKLEKSSKEQLTNLFDLHEEIKLETVLPKDIQELLDELENVDIDRLTPVDALVRLKYLQTLRNKNKK comes from the coding sequence ATGGAAGATATTCTAAAATATACTCCAATGATGCAACAATATATTCGCCTAAAAGAAGACTACGCTGACGCGATAGTCTTTTTTAGATTAGGTGACTTTTATGAGATGTTTTTCGATGATGCACTGGTTGCATCAAAGGTTTTAGAAATTGCTTTAACTGCTAGAGATGCAGGTACTAAAGTACCCATGTGTGGTGTTCCATACCATGCAGCTAAAGTTTATATTCAAAAATTAGTCTCAAAAGGATTTAAAGTTGCCATTGCAGAACAAGTGACTGAACCTGGAAAAGGTTTAGTTGAACGCGAAGTTATTAAATTAATTACACCAGGGATGATCATCGATGATGGTATCTTAAAAGATGCTTCATTTAACTTTATCGGTTCAATTGAACTTTCAGAATATGGATATATCTTTGCTTATGCTGATATTTCAACAGGTGATACATTTTTACTCGATGGTTTAACAAAAGAAACCTTACTTGATGAAATTAAAAATGTTGAATTGAAAGAAGTTGTATTAAAGAATTTAGCAGATAGTAAACTTGTTCAAACTTTAAGAGATTTTAATATTGTGATTTCAATGTTCCAAGATGATGAAATTCATAATCCTGCCTTAGTTAAAAGTATTATTTCAAAACCTGCAAAACAAGCAGCCTCTTTATTACTCAACTATTTATTCTCTCAAAGTAAACAACAACTCTCACATATGATGCCTTTCCAAATCACTAAAACAAAACAGTTGATGCATTTAGATCGTCATGTCTTAGAACACTTAGAATTAACGGAAAGTTTAAGTGGTAACCCTAAATCGACATTAATCTATTGGGTAGATCAAACAAAAACAGCTATGGGTTCACGCATGTTGAGATACTATTTAACACATCCTATCAAAGATAAGGAAGTGTTAGAAAGTCGTTATGACTATATTGAAGCATTTAAGATATATGAACCGAGAGAACGTCTTCAAGAAACATTATCTAAAATATATGATATTAACAGATTAGTTGGCCGCATCGCATCAAATAATACCAATGCAAGAGATCTCGTTCAACTGAAATATACACTAGAAAATATTCCAACATTAAAAGAAATTCTTCGTGAATATAAAAACGAATTAATTGATACATTGAATGAAAAAGTTGATTCACATACTGAACTATATCAAATGCTTGATAAAGCACTACTTGATGATGCACCAATTCTTGTTAAGGAAGGTGGCATGATTAAAGAAGGCTATAATCATGATCTTGATGAATTAAGAGATATTGCCTTACACGGTGAATCATGGTTAACAGAGTTTGAAAATCAAGAACGAGAAAAGACAGGTATCAAAAACTTAAAAGTCGGATACAACCGTGTCTTTGGTTATTATATTGAAGTTTCAAAAGGAAATATGTCTCTAATCAAAGATGAGTTTGGTTATATTAGAAAACAAACTTTAGCAAATGGTGAAAGATACATTACTCAAGACCTAAAAGTTCAAGAGGATAAACTCTTACATGCGAAAGAAAAATCTTTTGCATTAGAATACGAAATCTTCCAAGAAATCAAAGAAGAAACTAAGAAGTACATGAATTCACTTCAAGAGTTATCTCAAACACTTGCAAAGATTGATATGTTTGTATCTTTAGCAGCCGTTTCAGATAAATTTAACTATGTTAGACCAAAATTGAATTTAAACTTTATGGTTGAAATTGAGAATGGACGTCATCCAGTTGTTGAACAACATGTTGAATTCATTTCAAATCATATCACCATGAAACCACAAGAAATTTTTATTTTAACTGGTCCAAATATGAGCGGTAAATCAACCTATATGCGTATGTTTGCACTCATTGTCATCATGGCTCAAAGTGGTATGTTTGTACCTGCAAATCGTGCAAATCTACCGATTTATGATGCAATCTTTACACGAATTGGTTCATCAGATGATATTGCTGGTGGTCAATCCACCTTCATGGTTGAAATGGTTGAAGCAAATGAAGCGTTAACAAAAGCAACCAAAGAATCATTAATTTTATTTGATGAAATTGGCCGTGGGACAGCAACTTATGATGGGATGGCACTTGCTCAAGGTATGATTGAATACATTCACAATGATATCGGTGCGCAAATGATGTTTTCAACTCACTATCATGAATTAACAAAACTATCTGAGTCTTTATCAAATGTAACTAATTTACATGTGCGTGCAAAAGAAGAAAAAGACACAATGGTTTTCTTACATCAAGTAGAACCTGGTGCTTCTGATAAATCCTATGGTATTCAAGTTGCACAACTTGCACATATTCCAGAGAAAATTATTCAACGTTCTAAAACTATTCTTAAAAAGTTAGAAAAGAGTTCTAAAGAACAGTTAACGAATCTTTTCGATTTGCATGAAGAAATTAAATTAGAAACCGTTCTTCCAAAAGATATTCAAGAATTATTAGATGAGCTTGAAAATGTGGATATTGACAGATTAACTCCAGTCGATGCACTTGTTAGACTTAAATATTTACAAACATTAAGAAACAAAAATAAAAAGTAA
- the miaA gene encoding tRNA (adenosine(37)-N6)-dimethylallyltransferase MiaA — protein MKKVICIMGPTASGKTGLSIKLAKALNGEVINGDSVQIYQELNIGSAKIKQDEQEGIKHHLLSINPLAKPYTVYNFQQDVRNLLNKIDVPMIVGGSGLYIKSALYNYEFEAYDEAFVDVSHEEKVEAIKLKDPTLDIDFSNVRRVNSAYKQILAGSKRSEKIKKDEALYDIFLIYLDIDRTVLKERLKYRLDQMIEEGFIDEVKGLMDYELNIIGYREIKSYLLGQVSLEEAKEKIIQVSMRFAKKQKTWFKNQMKPNIYDALSPTLFLDVLNDVKTFLEKT, from the coding sequence ATGAAAAAAGTTATCTGTATAATGGGTCCCACAGCAAGTGGCAAAACAGGTCTTTCAATCAAACTTGCCAAAGCATTAAATGGTGAGGTCATCAATGGAGATTCGGTCCAAATATATCAAGAATTAAATATTGGATCTGCTAAAATTAAACAAGATGAACAAGAAGGTATTAAGCATCATCTCTTAAGTATTAATCCCTTAGCTAAACCATATACTGTCTATAATTTTCAACAAGATGTGAGAAATTTACTTAATAAAATTGATGTACCAATGATTGTTGGTGGTTCAGGGTTATACATAAAATCTGCACTATATAATTATGAATTCGAAGCATATGATGAAGCGTTTGTTGATGTATCACATGAGGAAAAAGTTGAAGCCATTAAACTAAAAGACCCAACTCTTGACATAGACTTTTCAAACGTTAGGCGTGTAAATTCTGCGTATAAACAAATACTCGCAGGTAGTAAACGTAGCGAAAAGATAAAGAAAGATGAGGCACTTTATGATATTTTTTTAATCTATTTAGATATTGATAGAACTGTTTTAAAAGAAAGATTAAAATATCGTTTGGATCAAATGATTGAAGAAGGTTTTATCGATGAAGTTAAAGGATTAATGGATTATGAATTAAACATCATCGGTTATCGTGAAATCAAATCTTATCTGTTAGGTCAAGTTTCGCTTGAAGAAGCAAAAGAAAAAATTATACAAGTTTCAATGCGATTTGCAAAAAAACAAAAGACATGGTTTAAAAATCAAATGAAACCTAACATCTATGATGCATTAAGTCCTACTCTATTTTTAGATGTACTAAATGATGTTAAAACCTTTTTGGAGAAAACATGA
- a CDS encoding shikimate kinase, translated as MRIYLIGMPGSGKTTIGKRLSFKLGIPFIDLDQKIEEEKGMFIEDIFENYGEDVFRSVETEVLSAIKTSPAVISTGGGIVTQKRNKVLMDGFKVYIDVPIEILKKRLEKSHQRPLLKTTPLEEIYDKRFLKYQDFADMIVRNHDSIEKCVDDIIEAYKGWAKK; from the coding sequence ATGAGAATTTATTTAATCGGCATGCCAGGTAGTGGAAAAACAACAATTGGCAAGCGTTTATCATTTAAATTAGGCATTCCATTTATTGATCTTGATCAAAAGATTGAAGAAGAAAAGGGGATGTTTATTGAAGATATCTTCGAGAATTATGGAGAAGATGTTTTTCGTTCAGTTGAAACTGAGGTTTTATCAGCAATTAAAACATCACCTGCTGTGATTTCAACCGGTGGTGGTATTGTAACTCAAAAAAGAAATAAGGTTTTAATGGATGGATTTAAAGTATATATCGATGTTCCGATTGAAATCTTGAAAAAAAGATTAGAAAAAAGTCATCAAAGACCTTTACTTAAAACAACACCATTAGAAGAGATTTATGACAAACGTTTCTTAAAATACCAAGACTTTGCAGATATGATCGTTAGAAACCATGATTCAATAGAAAAATGTGTAGATGATATAATAGAAGCATACAAAGGATGGGCGAAGAAATGA
- a CDS encoding TIGR00282 family metallophosphoesterase → MKILFIGDIYGDPGINYLIEMLPQLRKTYQPNIIIANGENAANGRGMTKAIYKKLMSAGISLFTMGNHTWRNPELETFIDEAKIIRPINDGSKKGSGYTIIQYNDKKVLVVNALGTAFMNVEYEQPYKKVKSLLESETFDYSLLDFHAEATSEKIAMAHYLDGKVDMMVGTHTHVQTNDERMLPNGTLYISDVGMTGPLNGVIGVDKDVIIDRFINQINRPNVVANGPRQLNAVLFTLSPKRKIEKIHLEENA, encoded by the coding sequence ATGAAAATTTTATTTATAGGTGATATTTACGGAGACCCTGGTATTAATTACTTGATTGAGATGCTTCCTCAATTAAGAAAAACATACCAACCTAATATCATTATTGCTAATGGAGAAAACGCCGCAAATGGTCGAGGCATGACTAAGGCTATTTATAAAAAATTAATGTCAGCTGGCATTAGTCTTTTTACGATGGGGAATCATACATGGAGAAATCCAGAACTTGAAACCTTTATTGATGAAGCTAAAATTATTCGTCCTATTAATGATGGTTCAAAAAAAGGGTCTGGATATACAATCATCCAGTATAACGATAAAAAAGTACTTGTTGTGAATGCACTTGGAACAGCTTTTATGAATGTTGAATATGAACAACCTTACAAAAAAGTAAAGTCGTTATTAGAATCTGAAACATTTGATTATTCATTACTAGACTTCCATGCAGAAGCAACCTCAGAAAAAATCGCAATGGCACATTATTTAGATGGTAAAGTCGATATGATGGTTGGAACACATACACATGTTCAAACAAATGATGAACGCATGCTACCAAATGGTACACTTTATATTTCTGATGTAGGTATGACAGGACCACTAAATGGTGTTATTGGTGTTGATAAAGATGTGATTATTGATCGCTTTATCAATCAAATTAATCGACCAAACGTAGTTGCTAATGGACCAAGACAATTAAATGCAGTTTTATTCACCTTAAGTCCTAAAAGAAAAATTGAAAAGATACACTTAGAAGAAAATGCATGA
- the cmk gene encoding (d)CMP kinase, protein MAGFQVAIDGPAGSGKSTISKLIADRLKMTHIDTGAMYRAVTLIAIERQIDLNDESQYLFLESIRISYHDDHIYVDNRNVEEEIRTKEVTKNVSLVSSFPYVRRKMVELQKMAAEAGDVVMDGRDIGTVVMPNAQVKVFLTAKVEERAKRRHREKLEKGHDVNLEKIVEELVTRDIKDSTRKESPLKKADDAIEIDTTHLTIDQTVEKIIGLIRSAKGEL, encoded by the coding sequence ATGGCGGGGTTTCAAGTTGCCATTGATGGTCCAGCAGGTAGCGGTAAATCGACCATCAGTAAATTAATTGCTGATAGATTAAAAATGACGCATATAGACACCGGAGCGATGTATCGTGCGGTTACTTTAATTGCCATCGAAAGGCAAATTGATTTAAATGACGAATCACAATACTTATTTTTAGAGTCCATTAGAATTTCTTACCATGATGATCACATTTATGTTGACAACAGAAATGTTGAGGAAGAAATTAGAACTAAAGAAGTCACTAAGAATGTTTCTTTAGTATCCTCTTTCCCATATGTGAGAAGAAAAATGGTTGAACTCCAAAAAATGGCAGCAGAAGCTGGTGATGTCGTTATGGATGGTAGAGACATCGGAACAGTTGTCATGCCAAATGCTCAAGTAAAAGTTTTCTTAACTGCTAAAGTTGAAGAAAGAGCAAAAAGAAGACATCGTGAAAAACTTGAAAAAGGACACGATGTGAACTTAGAAAAGATTGTTGAAGAACTTGTCACAAGAGATATCAAAGACTCAACAAGAAAAGAATCACCACTAAAAAAAGCTGATGATGCAATTGAAATAGATACAACACATTTAACAATTGATCAAACTGTGGAAAAAATTATTGGGCTGATAAGATCAGCAAAAGGAGAATTATAA
- a CDS encoding S1 RNA-binding domain-containing protein, whose product MSDFIYPEKGQIIEGEAFKVEKDVVYLDIKAPTEGVIYSQYFDNPQPADLRKVIKVGDKIRVKVTSVSERDDSLLILLSRLPLLADKKIEEIENAYEAKTPIKTTVKSVGDKGLVLDYDRIELFLPFTLLDFELKEKKEALVGTTLEVLIEEYKADKRRPKLIATRKPIYEAIRQKQQEERLADRQKELDSIQTGQILEGVVESFEAHAAFVKFGHVSGMLRISQVSHHRIDKIEDALQKGQTVKVKVIKKEGNRLDLSMKALMPTPYQAYLESHKIGDRVTGKIVSKLPFGVLVELARDVKGLLHKNEYSWNPKANFDAYLKIGDELEVAIISKDLKAEKIALSRKALEDNPWADLSVNVGQTLEVRVEKVSKDGIQVSYNSVDGFIPASEAHNDPKINIADHYQVGDMVQAKVIEFSKEGWVLKLSVKKLLNKLERDEFEKYLVDEKVEDITLGDLFEELGKNKKKS is encoded by the coding sequence ATGAGCGATTTTATTTATCCGGAAAAAGGACAAATTATTGAAGGCGAAGCATTCAAAGTTGAGAAAGACGTTGTATATTTAGACATCAAAGCACCAACTGAAGGTGTTATTTACTCTCAGTATTTTGATAACCCTCAACCAGCTGACTTACGAAAAGTTATTAAAGTTGGCGATAAAATTCGTGTAAAAGTCACATCTGTTTCAGAACGTGATGATTCTTTATTAATCTTACTTTCAAGATTACCACTTTTAGCAGATAAAAAAATTGAAGAAATTGAAAATGCTTATGAAGCTAAAACACCTATTAAGACAACTGTTAAATCAGTTGGTGATAAAGGACTCGTTTTAGACTATGACAGAATTGAATTATTTTTACCGTTCACATTGCTTGATTTCGAATTAAAAGAAAAGAAAGAAGCACTTGTTGGAACAACCCTTGAAGTACTTATTGAAGAATACAAGGCAGATAAACGTCGTCCTAAACTAATTGCAACTAGAAAACCAATTTATGAAGCAATTAGACAAAAACAACAAGAAGAAAGATTAGCAGATCGTCAAAAAGAATTAGACTCAATTCAAACAGGTCAAATTTTAGAAGGCGTTGTTGAATCATTTGAAGCACATGCTGCATTTGTTAAATTTGGACATGTATCTGGTATGTTACGTATCTCTCAAGTTTCGCATCACAGAATTGATAAAATTGAAGATGCACTTCAAAAAGGACAAACAGTTAAAGTTAAAGTAATCAAAAAAGAAGGCAATCGCTTAGACCTTTCTATGAAAGCTTTAATGCCAACACCATACCAAGCTTATCTTGAATCACATAAGATTGGTGATCGAGTTACAGGTAAAATTGTATCTAAATTACCATTTGGTGTACTTGTTGAACTTGCAAGAGACGTAAAAGGATTACTTCACAAGAATGAATATTCTTGGAATCCAAAAGCTAATTTTGATGCATATCTAAAAATTGGTGATGAACTTGAAGTTGCAATTATTTCTAAAGACTTAAAAGCAGAAAAGATTGCATTAAGCAGAAAAGCATTAGAAGATAATCCATGGGCTGACCTTTCAGTCAATGTAGGCCAAACTTTAGAAGTTAGAGTTGAAAAAGTTTCTAAAGATGGTATTCAAGTTTCATACAATTCAGTTGATGGATTTATTCCAGCATCAGAAGCACATAATGATCCTAAAATTAATATTGCTGACCATTACCAAGTTGGTGACATGGTCCAAGCTAAAGTGATCGAATTCTCTAAAGAAGGTTGGGTATTAAAACTTTCTGTTAAGAAATTATTAAATAAACTTGAACGCGATGAGTTTGAAAAATACTTAGTCGATGAAAAAGTTGAAGATATCACATTAGGTGATTTATTCGAAGAACTAGGAAAAAACAAAAAGAAATCATAA
- a CDS encoding pseudouridine synthase gives MERLAKVLAQAGVASRRKSEELILAGRVKVNQVVVKEVGTKVSEKDTITVDGKTIDKVPLFYYLVNKPTGYLSTTSDIHKRRNVLDLFSEEERNLRLFPIHKLPYDAAGVLILTNDGELTKKLTLKDSGVEQAYMVRLKGIVIKEKIRQLRNGQDFNGIFFKPNEIGIIELDKKHQSTLVRLTVTDFSISDMEKCFEMMGHPIKGLTRVRFDHLTLEEVERGSYRPLKAHEIKKLYRSNLASEK, from the coding sequence ATGGAAAGATTAGCAAAAGTTTTAGCCCAAGCAGGTGTTGCTTCAAGAAGAAAATCTGAAGAACTGATCTTGGCTGGACGCGTCAAAGTGAATCAAGTTGTTGTCAAAGAAGTCGGAACAAAAGTATCAGAAAAAGATACTATTACAGTTGATGGCAAGACAATTGATAAAGTTCCGCTTTTTTATTATTTAGTAAATAAGCCTACAGGATACTTATCAACAACATCAGATATTCACAAAAGACGTAATGTCCTTGATTTATTCTCTGAAGAAGAAAGAAATTTAAGACTCTTTCCGATTCACAAATTACCATATGATGCAGCAGGTGTTTTAATTTTAACAAACGATGGTGAACTCACCAAAAAGTTAACTTTAAAAGATTCAGGTGTTGAACAAGCATATATGGTACGTTTAAAAGGTATTGTCATTAAGGAAAAGATTAGACAATTAAGAAATGGTCAAGATTTTAATGGTATATTCTTTAAACCAAATGAAATCGGAATTATAGAACTTGATAAAAAACATCAATCTACTTTAGTACGATTAACAGTTACAGACTTTTCTATTTCTGACATGGAAAAATGTTTTGAGATGATGGGACATCCAATCAAAGGATTAACAAGAGTACGTTTTGATCACTTAACACTTGAAGAAGTTGAACGTGGTTCATACAGACCTCTTAAAGCCCATGAAATTAAGAAACTCTATAGAAGCAATTTGGCATCAGAGAAGTGA
- a CDS encoding type II 3-dehydroquinate dehydratase, whose amino-acid sequence MKIAVVNGPNLNMLGKRKEEHYGRFTLDDLNLLIEKTFPNISFSFFQSNHEGAIIDYLQGLDSDGLIINAGGYTHTSIAIRDALEILMVPKVEVHLSNIYEREAFRQVNFIKDVVNHSIYGKKEQSYIEAVHYLVEKLS is encoded by the coding sequence ATGAAAATAGCTGTAGTCAATGGTCCAAATCTTAATATGTTAGGTAAAAGAAAAGAAGAACATTACGGCAGATTTACCTTAGATGATTTAAATCTTTTAATTGAAAAGACATTTCCAAATATTAGTTTTTCATTCTTTCAAAGCAATCATGAAGGTGCAATTATTGATTATCTTCAAGGCTTAGATTCAGATGGCCTCATTATCAATGCAGGTGGATATACACATACATCAATTGCTATTCGTGATGCACTTGAGATACTAATGGTTCCTAAAGTTGAAGTCCATTTATCCAATATTTATGAACGAGAAGCGTTCAGACAAGTGAATTTCATAAAAGATGTGGTAAATCATAGTATTTATGGTAAAAAAGAACAGTCATATATCGAAGCTGTTCACTATTTGGTTGAAAAATTGAGCTAA
- the mutL gene encoding DNA mismatch repair endonuclease MutL, translating into MPQIALMEMALANMIAAGEVVERPASVVKELVENAIDAGASKITIEVNNFGLESIIVTDNGKGMDKSDLHLAFLRHATSKVFKKDDLNHIQTLGFRGEALPAIASVAKLEIHSRMKDQDGNFVALEQSKLVNEGTSVINVGTKVIVKELFYNTPARFKYLRSESAEKNAIIEIFDKLALSNPSIQFKLVLDGKEFKSSLGNDSIQALITHIYGKGVSEGLKELHTSIGKIKVDAYFADPKFARSKRSDINIFINNRYVKNYSISQSVIDGYNTLLMTNKYPLSLIYLTIDPSLVDVNVHPQKMEVKLANELMFSYALTPLVKEALETGKLPIREPLVEVKKEVFKTKDFDLFELAKSEIITEPNSEQLREDIVKEEILEPKLPQLEYIGTFSGTYLIFQNQHGLYLMDQHAAAERIRYEYYESKVGELASNFYQLMIPRELSITESDFNLLKQNSKSLKDLGFYFKDLKLTHHPTWLRDKEIDIAISAILEQLQDEKQINLKNLRNHLAKDIACKGAIKANHQLSLIEINKLIEDLRLCKNPYTCPHGRPVLIKLSQYDIEKMFKRIV; encoded by the coding sequence ATGCCACAAATCGCTTTAATGGAGATGGCACTAGCTAATATGATTGCTGCAGGAGAAGTTGTTGAACGTCCTGCTTCAGTTGTTAAAGAATTGGTCGAAAATGCAATCGATGCTGGTGCTTCTAAAATTACCATCGAAGTTAATAATTTCGGTCTTGAATCAATCATCGTGACCGATAATGGTAAAGGGATGGATAAATCAGACCTTCATTTAGCTTTTTTACGCCATGCGACATCCAAAGTTTTTAAAAAAGATGACTTAAATCATATTCAAACCTTAGGTTTTAGAGGTGAGGCTTTACCTGCTATAGCTTCAGTTGCAAAACTTGAAATTCATTCAAGAATGAAAGATCAAGATGGTAACTTTGTTGCACTTGAACAATCGAAGTTAGTTAATGAAGGAACTTCAGTCATCAATGTTGGTACAAAAGTGATTGTTAAAGAACTTTTCTATAACACACCAGCTAGATTTAAATATTTAAGAAGTGAATCAGCAGAAAAAAATGCAATCATAGAAATTTTTGATAAACTTGCCCTCTCAAATCCATCGATACAATTTAAACTCGTTTTAGACGGTAAAGAATTTAAATCCAGTTTAGGTAATGACTCGATTCAAGCACTGATCACACATATTTATGGAAAAGGTGTATCAGAAGGTTTAAAAGAGTTACATACCTCTATTGGAAAAATAAAAGTTGATGCATATTTTGCAGACCCTAAATTTGCAAGAAGCAAACGTAGTGATATTAATATATTTATTAATAACAGATATGTTAAAAACTATTCAATATCACAAAGTGTTATTGATGGTTATAATACACTTTTAATGACAAATAAATATCCACTTTCATTGATCTACTTAACAATAGACCCATCATTAGTTGATGTCAATGTACATCCACAAAAGATGGAAGTTAAACTTGCTAATGAACTTATGTTTAGTTATGCGTTAACACCGCTTGTAAAAGAAGCACTAGAAACCGGTAAATTACCAATTAGAGAACCTTTAGTTGAGGTAAAAAAAGAAGTCTTTAAAACGAAAGATTTTGACCTCTTTGAACTAGCAAAATCAGAAATTATTACAGAACCTAATTCTGAACAATTAAGAGAAGATATTGTTAAAGAGGAAATATTAGAACCAAAATTACCACAACTTGAATATATTGGTACATTTTCTGGTACTTATCTCATCTTCCAAAATCAACATGGTTTATATCTTATGGACCAACACGCTGCAGCAGAACGTATTCGTTATGAATACTATGAATCCAAAGTTGGTGAATTAGCATCTAATTTTTATCAATTAATGATTCCAAGAGAACTTTCAATTACTGAAAGTGACTTTAATCTTTTAAAACAAAATTCAAAAAGTTTAAAAGATTTAGGATTCTATTTTAAAGATTTAAAATTAACACATCATCCAACTTGGTTACGTGATAAAGAAATTGATATCGCAATTTCTGCTATCTTAGAACAACTTCAAGATGAAAAACAAATCAATTTAAAGAATTTAAGAAATCATTTAGCAAAAGACATTGCATGTAAAGGTGCAATTAAAGCAAATCATCAACTCTCACTTATTGAAATTAACAAACTGATAGAAGATTTAAGACTTTGTAAAAATCCATATACTTGTCCACATGGAAGACCTGTTTTAATTAAACTTTCACAATACGACATCGAAAAGATGTTTAAGCGAATCGTATGA